One Streptomyces sp. NBC_00554 DNA segment encodes these proteins:
- a CDS encoding carbohydrate-binding module family 20 domain-containing protein, with protein MMALRRRRITRLLLTAALAVGGLAALPAQQAAAADTGIPNGDVIANLWEWNWKSVAAECTDVLDPAGYGAVQVAPPAESLKQSNFYWWDVYQPYAYNLNSRFGTATQFKTMVDTCHAAGIKVYTDAVINHTAAQTGTGYNGTVLTTKYDTPDYDPADSDDCTTTITDWTNRYQVQHCELLGLPDLDTAESGVRTKIIGFLNQQIDLGVDGFRVDAAKHIEAADMSAIVAGLHTTTAGSAPYITQEIYPGTPPSLDEYYGTGDVLDFTFASQVKSQFQGDIANLSSFGSSWGLATEANSNTFVTNHDTERNGYSLSYKDGSTAVLANVFQLARGYGTPSVYAGWTFSQSDEAPPNSGGFVTDTNCASGWSCLDRDTAVSGMVGWHNAATGYSVANWQSPASNVIGFGRGGAGFVAINNSSGANTYAYTTGLADGSYPNVIDGGATTVTVTGGKATLTVPAKGAVAFYDPDYICTVNCGGGTDPGTGTVTATFNEYASTTSGTDVYVVGSVSALGSWNTSSAVKLSSSGYPVWKTDVSVPQNSSIEYKFIKKDASGNVTWESNANRTLTTGTSAVGTNSSWNVASANATDVTFGVNATTTSGTNVYVVGSIPSLGSWNTADAIPLSSASYPYWGRLAIVPKSTSFEYKYIKKDASGNVTWESGANRTYSTGSGAGYSVTDTWK; from the coding sequence ATGATGGCCTTAAGACGCAGAAGGATCACCAGGCTGCTGCTGACCGCCGCGCTGGCGGTAGGCGGTCTTGCCGCGCTGCCCGCCCAGCAGGCCGCCGCGGCCGACACCGGTATACCCAACGGGGATGTGATCGCCAACCTGTGGGAGTGGAACTGGAAGTCGGTCGCCGCCGAGTGCACCGACGTGCTCGACCCGGCCGGATACGGAGCGGTGCAGGTGGCGCCGCCCGCCGAGTCGCTCAAGCAGTCCAACTTCTACTGGTGGGACGTGTACCAGCCGTACGCGTACAACCTGAACAGCCGTTTCGGGACGGCGACTCAGTTCAAGACCATGGTCGACACCTGCCACGCCGCGGGTATCAAGGTCTACACGGACGCGGTGATCAACCACACCGCCGCCCAGACCGGCACCGGCTACAACGGCACCGTCCTCACCACCAAGTACGACACCCCGGACTACGACCCGGCCGACAGCGACGACTGCACCACGACGATCACGGACTGGACCAACCGCTACCAGGTCCAGCACTGCGAACTCCTGGGCCTGCCCGACCTGGACACCGCCGAGAGCGGCGTCCGCACGAAGATCATCGGCTTCCTCAACCAGCAGATCGACCTGGGTGTCGACGGCTTCCGCGTCGACGCGGCCAAGCACATCGAGGCCGCGGACATGAGCGCCATCGTCGCCGGACTGCATACGACGACCGCGGGCTCGGCGCCGTACATCACACAGGAGATCTACCCGGGTACACCGCCCTCGCTCGACGAGTACTACGGCACCGGTGACGTCCTCGACTTCACCTTCGCCTCGCAGGTGAAGTCGCAGTTCCAGGGCGACATCGCCAACCTGTCGAGTTTCGGGAGCAGTTGGGGGCTGGCCACCGAGGCGAACTCCAACACCTTCGTCACCAACCACGACACCGAGCGCAACGGCTACTCGCTCAGCTACAAGGACGGCTCCACGGCCGTGCTCGCCAACGTCTTCCAGCTGGCACGCGGCTACGGCACGCCCTCCGTCTACGCCGGCTGGACCTTCAGCCAGAGCGACGAGGCCCCGCCGAACTCGGGCGGCTTCGTCACCGACACCAACTGCGCCAGCGGCTGGTCCTGCCTGGACCGCGACACCGCGGTCTCGGGCATGGTCGGCTGGCACAACGCGGCGACCGGCTACTCCGTCGCCAACTGGCAGTCCCCCGCGTCCAATGTGATCGGCTTCGGCCGGGGCGGCGCCGGGTTCGTCGCCATCAACAACAGCTCCGGCGCGAACACTTACGCGTACACCACCGGTCTCGCCGACGGCAGCTACCCGAACGTGATCGACGGCGGCGCCACGACGGTCACGGTCACCGGCGGCAAGGCCACACTCACGGTTCCCGCGAAGGGCGCGGTCGCCTTCTACGATCCGGACTACATCTGCACCGTCAACTGCGGCGGCGGCACCGATCCGGGCACCGGCACGGTCACGGCGACCTTCAACGAGTACGCGTCGACGACCTCCGGCACCGATGTGTACGTGGTCGGCTCGGTGTCGGCGCTGGGCAGCTGGAACACCTCCAGCGCGGTGAAGCTCTCGTCCTCCGGCTACCCCGTCTGGAAGACGGACGTCTCCGTGCCGCAGAACAGCAGCATCGAGTACAAGTTCATCAAGAAGGACGCCTCCGGCAACGTCACCTGGGAGTCGAACGCCAACAGGACGCTCACCACGGGCACTTCGGCCGTGGGGACCAACAGCTCCTGGAACGTGGCGAGCGCGAACGCCACGGATGTGACCTTCGGGGTGAACGCCACCACCACCAGCGGCACCAACGTGTACGTCGTCGGCTCGATCCCGTCACTCGGCTCCTGGAACACCGCCGACGCGATCCCGCTCTCCTCCGCCTCGTACCCGTACTGGGGCAGGCTCGCGATCGTGCCCAAGTCGACGTCGTTCGAGTACAAGTACATCAAGAAGGACGCGTCCGGGAACGTGACGTGGGAGTCGGGCGCCAACCGGACCTACAGCACGGGTTCGGGGGCGGGCTACAGCGTGACTGACACCTGGAAGTAG
- a CDS encoding alpha-amylase family protein, giving the protein MARKTLAATLALAAGLAVTVAVPPGTAAASPPGTKDVTAVLFEWDFDSVATECASRLGPAGYGFVQVSPPAEHIQGSQWWTSYQPVSYQIAGRLGNATDFQEMVTACHNAGVKVVVDTVINHMSAGSGTGTGGSSYTKYNYPGLYSSYDFDDCTATISDYTNRTNVQNCELVGLADLDTGESYVRSAIAGYMNTLLGYGVDGFRIDAAKHMPAADLANIKSRLSNSSVYWKQEVIYGSGEAVQPTEYTGNGDVQEFRYAYDLKRVFNNENLAYLSNYGEGWGYMSSGVSGVFVDNHDTERNGSTLTYKDGANYTLANVFMLAWPYGAPDINSGYEFSSTDAGPPNDGTVNACWQDGWKCQHAWPEIQSMVAFRNTTRGESVTNWWDNGADAIAFGRGSKGYVAINHESSSLTRTYQTSLAAGTYCNVQSNTTVTVNSSGQFTATLGTNTALAIYSGKSSC; this is encoded by the coding sequence ATGGCAAGGAAAACGCTTGCCGCCACGCTCGCCCTCGCGGCGGGCCTGGCGGTCACGGTGGCTGTACCCCCAGGCACGGCGGCGGCCTCCCCGCCCGGCACCAAGGACGTCACGGCCGTCCTCTTCGAGTGGGACTTCGACTCCGTCGCGACGGAGTGCGCCAGCCGGCTCGGCCCCGCCGGGTACGGCTTCGTCCAGGTCTCACCACCCGCCGAGCACATCCAGGGCTCGCAGTGGTGGACCTCGTACCAGCCGGTCAGCTACCAGATAGCCGGGCGGCTCGGCAACGCCACCGACTTCCAGGAGATGGTCACGGCCTGCCACAACGCGGGCGTGAAGGTCGTCGTCGACACGGTCATCAACCACATGTCGGCGGGCAGCGGCACCGGCACCGGCGGCTCCTCGTACACGAAGTACAACTACCCGGGCCTGTACTCCTCGTACGACTTCGACGACTGCACCGCCACCATCAGCGACTACACGAACCGCACCAACGTGCAGAACTGTGAGCTGGTCGGTCTCGCGGACCTCGACACGGGCGAGTCGTACGTCCGCTCCGCCATCGCCGGCTACATGAACACCCTGCTCGGCTACGGCGTCGACGGCTTCCGCATCGACGCGGCCAAGCACATGCCGGCGGCCGACCTCGCCAACATCAAGTCCCGGCTGAGCAATTCGAGCGTGTACTGGAAGCAGGAGGTCATCTACGGCTCGGGCGAGGCCGTCCAGCCGACCGAGTACACCGGCAACGGCGACGTCCAGGAGTTCCGGTACGCGTACGACCTCAAGCGGGTCTTCAACAACGAGAACCTCGCCTACCTGAGCAACTACGGCGAGGGCTGGGGCTATATGAGCAGCGGTGTCTCGGGTGTCTTCGTCGACAACCACGACACCGAGCGCAACGGGTCGACCCTGACGTACAAGGACGGCGCGAACTACACGCTCGCGAACGTCTTCATGCTGGCCTGGCCGTACGGCGCGCCCGACATCAACTCGGGCTACGAGTTCTCCTCCACCGACGCCGGACCGCCCAACGACGGTACGGTCAACGCCTGTTGGCAGGACGGCTGGAAGTGCCAGCACGCCTGGCCGGAGATCCAGTCGATGGTCGCCTTCCGCAACACCACCCGCGGTGAGTCGGTCACCAACTGGTGGGACAACGGCGCCGACGCCATCGCGTTCGGCCGCGGCTCCAAGGGCTACGTGGCCATCAACCACGAGTCGTCCTCGCTGACCCGCACCTACCAGACCTCCCTCGCGGCGGGCACGTACTGCAACGTCCAGAGCAATACGACCGTCACGGTGAACAGTTCGGGCCAGTTCACGGCGACGCTCGGCACGAACACGGCGCTGGCGATCTACTCGGGCAAGTCCAGCTGCTGA
- the pulA gene encoding pullulanase-type alpha-1,6-glucosidase translates to MIPRWSAPWAHRTPHHTARRGRIAAVAVVALTAALVQPLAARAATPPAPPSDAALAKTAARNDATREQFYFVLPDRFANGDTSNDEGGLTGSRLSTGYDPTDKGFYQGGDLKGLTKKLDYIKDLGTTAIWMAPIFKNQPVQGTGENASAGYHGYWITDFTQVDPHFGTNRDLETLISKAHSKGMKVFFDVITNHTADVVDYEEKSYGYLSKGAFPYLTEDGEPFDDADYADGTQDFPEVDADSFPRTPTVTAAKQDAKVPSWLNDTTMYHNRGDSTFAGESSEGGDFSGLDDLWTERPEVVSGMEKIYEKWVRDFDIDGFRIDTVKHVNMEFWTQWATALDAYAAKQGRDDFFMFGEVYSADTSITSPYVTEGRLDSTLDFPFQEAARQYASQGGSAQKLASVFGDDYKYTTDKANAYEQVTFLGNHDMGRIGYFLNQDNPDATDAELLKKDKLANELMFLSRGNPVVYYGDEQGFTGAGGDKDARQTMFASKTADYLDDDELGTDRTHASDAYDTSAPLYKQISALAKLRKDNPALADGVQTERYAADGAGIYAFSRTDAKTGTEYVVAVNNAGEAKTATFATGSADMRFRGIYGTQDTVTSNADSKVTVTVPAGSSVVLKAAGKLGAPASKPTLTLKAPDTGATGTVELSADVTGGQLNRVVFAAQVGNAKWQTLGSADHAPYKVTQAIAEDVPAGTALRYKAVVIDSAGRTSSATATSVTGTPPVAEIPTASSRDYAIVHYKRTDGDYTDWRLYAWGDLADGESTTWPEGHDFIGRDAYGAFAYVKLKPGASSVGYLVIDKDGNKDVSADRTIDVTKTGEIWVEQGKEAVLTEKPDYPAQDKTKAVLHYHRADGNYDGWGLHVWTGAATGTDWSKPLQPVDTDAYGAVYEVPLAEGATSLSYILHKGDEKDLPTDQSLDLTANGHEVWLLNGQEKYLLPQPAGSAAALDLTTSKAVWIDRNTVAWNGSDAAVSTQLLYSRDGSIAVKDGALTGDAKWLRLSKSTLTDAQKAAFPHLKDYTAWTVDPRDRNRVREALNGQIVASQRAVNGAVLAATGVQIAGVLDDLYDATKADLGPTFRNGVPTLAVWAPTAQSVSLDLDGTSVRMKRNDTTGVWSVTGKKSWANKPYRYVVKVWAPTVQKVVTNTVTDPYSVALTANSEQSLVVDLDAKSLAPSGWSTLKKPAAVALKDAQIQELHIRDFSVADTTAENPGTYLAFADKDSDGSKHLRELAKSGTSYVHLLPAFDIATIPEKKSDQATTDCDLGSYAADSDKQQECVAKIAAKDAYNWGYDPYHYTVPEGSYATDPDGTDRTVEFRQMVKSLNEDGLRVVMDVVYNHTAASGQADTSVLDKVVPGYYQRLLADGSVANSTCCSNTATENAMMGKLVVDSIVTWAKEYKVDGFRFDLMGHHPKANILAVRKALDALTLAKDGVDGKKIILYGEGWNFGEVADDARFTQATQKNMAGTGIATFSDRARDAVRGGGPFDEDPGVQGFASGLYTDPNSSSSNGTSAEQKARLLHYQDLIKVGLSGNLAKYSFTDTSGKEVKGSEVDYNGQAAGYADAPGDALAYADAHDNESLYDALTYKLPAATSASDRARMQVLAMATATLSQGPSLSQAGSDLLRSKSLDRNSYDSGDWFNGIHWNCQDGNGFGGGLPMAADNASKWPYATPLLTSVKVGCDQIDGTSAAYQDLQRIRTTESVFSLATADQVQSKLSFPLSGTDETPGVITMELGDLVVVFNATPDKQEQTVDALAGTAYALHPVQAAGADSTVKSSSYTAKSGTFAVPGRTVAVFARTS, encoded by the coding sequence GTGATACCGAGATGGTCGGCGCCCTGGGCGCACCGCACCCCCCATCACACCGCGCGGCGCGGACGGATCGCGGCCGTCGCCGTGGTCGCCCTCACCGCAGCGCTCGTGCAGCCCCTCGCGGCCCGCGCCGCCACCCCGCCCGCGCCCCCGTCCGACGCGGCCCTCGCCAAGACGGCCGCCCGCAATGACGCGACCCGCGAGCAGTTCTACTTCGTCCTCCCGGACCGCTTCGCCAACGGCGACACCTCCAACGACGAGGGCGGTCTGACCGGTTCACGTCTGTCGACCGGCTACGACCCCACCGACAAGGGCTTCTACCAGGGCGGCGACCTCAAGGGCCTGACGAAGAAGCTCGACTACATCAAGGATCTCGGCACCACCGCCATCTGGATGGCGCCGATCTTCAAGAACCAGCCCGTACAGGGCACCGGCGAAAACGCCTCGGCCGGCTACCACGGCTACTGGATCACCGACTTCACCCAGGTCGACCCGCACTTCGGCACCAACAGGGATCTCGAGACGCTGATCTCCAAGGCCCACTCCAAGGGCATGAAGGTCTTCTTCGACGTCATCACCAACCACACCGCCGACGTCGTCGACTACGAGGAGAAGTCCTACGGCTACCTCTCCAAGGGCGCCTTCCCGTATCTGACGGAGGACGGCGAGCCCTTCGACGACGCCGACTACGCGGACGGTACGCAGGACTTCCCCGAGGTCGACGCCGACTCCTTCCCGCGCACGCCGACCGTCACGGCCGCGAAGCAGGACGCCAAGGTCCCGTCGTGGCTCAACGACACGACGATGTACCACAACCGCGGCGACTCCACCTTCGCCGGGGAGAGCTCCGAGGGCGGCGACTTCTCCGGCCTCGACGACCTGTGGACGGAGCGTCCCGAGGTCGTCAGCGGCATGGAGAAGATCTACGAGAAGTGGGTCCGCGACTTCGACATCGACGGCTTCCGGATCGACACCGTGAAGCACGTCAACATGGAGTTCTGGACGCAGTGGGCCACCGCCCTCGACGCGTACGCGGCCAAGCAGGGCCGCGACGACTTCTTCATGTTCGGTGAGGTCTACTCCGCCGACACGTCGATCACTTCGCCGTACGTCACCGAGGGCCGCCTCGACTCCACGCTCGACTTCCCCTTCCAGGAAGCGGCCCGCCAGTACGCCTCCCAGGGCGGCAGCGCGCAGAAGCTGGCCTCGGTCTTCGGCGACGACTACAAATACACGACGGACAAGGCCAACGCGTACGAGCAGGTCACCTTCCTCGGCAACCACGACATGGGCCGCATCGGGTACTTCCTGAACCAGGACAACCCGGACGCGACCGATGCCGAGCTGCTGAAGAAGGACAAGCTCGCGAATGAGCTGATGTTCCTCAGCCGCGGCAACCCCGTCGTCTACTACGGCGACGAGCAGGGCTTCACCGGCGCGGGCGGCGACAAGGACGCCCGCCAGACGATGTTCGCCTCCAAGACCGCCGACTACCTCGACGACGACGAACTCGGCACCGACCGCACCCACGCGAGCGACGCATACGACACGAGTGCACCGCTCTACAAGCAGATCAGTGCTCTCGCGAAGCTCCGCAAGGACAACCCCGCCCTCGCGGACGGCGTCCAGACGGAGCGGTACGCCGCCGACGGCGCCGGGATCTACGCCTTCTCCCGTACGGACGCGAAGACCGGCACCGAGTACGTCGTCGCCGTGAACAACGCCGGCGAGGCCAAGACGGCGACCTTCGCCACGGGCTCGGCGGACATGAGGTTCCGCGGGATCTACGGCACCCAGGACACCGTCACCAGCAACGCCGACAGCAAGGTCACCGTCACCGTCCCGGCCGGTTCCTCGGTCGTCCTCAAGGCGGCGGGCAAGCTCGGCGCCCCGGCCTCGAAGCCGACGCTCACCCTGAAGGCCCCGGACACGGGCGCCACCGGCACCGTGGAGCTGAGTGCCGACGTCACCGGCGGTCAGCTCAACCGTGTCGTCTTCGCCGCCCAGGTCGGCAACGCCAAGTGGCAGACGCTCGGCTCCGCCGACCACGCCCCGTACAAGGTCACCCAGGCCATCGCCGAGGACGTACCGGCCGGAACCGCCTTGCGCTACAAGGCAGTCGTCATCGACTCGGCCGGGCGCACATCGAGCGCCACGGCAACCTCGGTCACGGGCACACCGCCCGTTGCTGAAATCCCGACGGCCTCCTCGCGCGACTACGCGATCGTCCACTACAAGCGCACCGACGGCGACTACACCGACTGGCGGCTCTACGCCTGGGGCGACCTCGCCGACGGCGAGTCGACGACCTGGCCCGAGGGCCACGACTTCATCGGCCGCGACGCCTACGGGGCCTTCGCCTACGTCAAGTTGAAGCCCGGTGCCTCCAGCGTCGGCTATCTCGTGATCGACAAGGACGGCAACAAGGACGTCTCCGCCGACCGCACGATCGATGTCACGAAGACGGGCGAGATCTGGGTCGAGCAGGGCAAGGAAGCCGTCCTCACCGAGAAGCCCGACTACCCGGCGCAGGACAAGACGAAGGCGGTCCTGCACTACCACCGTGCCGACGGGAACTACGACGGCTGGGGACTGCACGTCTGGACGGGCGCCGCGACGGGCACGGACTGGTCGAAGCCCCTGCAGCCGGTGGACACTGACGCCTATGGCGCTGTGTACGAGGTGCCGCTCGCCGAGGGTGCCACCAGCCTCAGCTACATCCTCCACAAGGGCGACGAGAAGGACCTCCCCACCGACCAGTCGCTCGACCTCACGGCGAACGGCCACGAGGTGTGGCTGTTGAACGGCCAGGAGAAGTACCTGCTCCCGCAGCCGGCGGGCAGTGCGGCCGCGCTCGACCTGACCACGTCCAAGGCCGTCTGGATCGACCGGAACACGGTCGCCTGGAACGGCTCCGACGCGGCCGTGTCCACCCAGCTGCTCTACTCGCGCGACGGCTCGATCGCGGTGAAGGACGGCGCGCTGACCGGGGACGCCAAGTGGCTCCGCCTGTCCAAGTCCACCCTCACCGACGCCCAGAAGGCCGCCTTCCCGCACCTCAAGGACTACACCGCCTGGACCGTCGACCCGCGCGACCGCAACCGGGTCCGTGAAGCGCTGAACGGTCAGATCGTCGCCTCGCAACGCGCCGTGAACGGAGCGGTGTTGGCAGCTACCGGCGTCCAGATCGCCGGCGTACTCGACGATCTGTACGACGCGACGAAGGCGGACCTCGGCCCGACCTTCCGCAACGGCGTTCCCACGCTCGCCGTGTGGGCGCCCACCGCACAGAGCGTCTCCCTGGATCTCGACGGCACCTCGGTCAGGATGAAGCGGAACGACACCACCGGCGTCTGGTCCGTCACCGGCAAGAAGTCCTGGGCGAACAAGCCCTACCGGTACGTCGTCAAGGTGTGGGCGCCGACCGTCCAGAAGGTCGTCACCAACACGGTCACCGACCCGTACTCGGTGGCCCTGACCGCGAACTCGGAGCAGAGCCTCGTCGTCGACCTGGACGCCAAGTCCCTTGCCCCGAGCGGCTGGTCGACCCTCAAGAAGCCCGCGGCGGTGGCGCTGAAGGACGCCCAGATCCAGGAGCTGCACATCCGGGACTTCTCGGTGGCGGACACCACGGCCGAGAACCCGGGTACCTACCTCGCGTTCGCCGACAAGGACAGCGACGGCTCCAAGCACCTACGGGAACTGGCCAAGTCCGGTACCTCCTATGTGCACTTGCTGCCCGCCTTCGACATCGCCACCATCCCCGAGAAGAAGTCCGACCAGGCGACCACCGACTGCGACCTCGGCTCCTACGCGGCCGACTCCGACAAGCAGCAGGAGTGCGTGGCGAAGATCGCCGCGAAGGACGCCTACAACTGGGGCTACGACCCGTACCACTACACCGTTCCGGAGGGCTCGTACGCGACGGACCCGGACGGCACGGACCGTACGGTCGAGTTCCGCCAGATGGTCAAGTCGCTGAACGAGGACGGCCTTCGGGTCGTCATGGACGTGGTCTACAACCACACCGCCGCGAGCGGCCAGGCCGACACCTCGGTGCTCGACAAGGTCGTACCCGGCTACTACCAGCGGCTCCTCGCCGACGGCAGCGTCGCCAACTCCACCTGCTGCTCCAACACGGCGACCGAGAACGCCATGATGGGCAAGCTGGTGGTGGACTCGATCGTCACCTGGGCCAAGGAGTACAAGGTCGACGGCTTCCGCTTCGACCTCATGGGGCACCACCCCAAGGCCAACATCCTGGCGGTCCGGAAGGCCCTCGACGCGCTCACCCTGGCCAAGGACGGCGTCGACGGCAAGAAGATCATCCTGTACGGCGAGGGCTGGAACTTCGGCGAGGTCGCCGACGACGCCCGCTTCACGCAGGCCACGCAGAAGAACATGGCGGGGACCGGCATCGCTACCTTCTCCGACCGCGCGCGTGACGCCGTACGCGGCGGCGGCCCCTTCGACGAGGACCCCGGCGTCCAGGGCTTCGCCTCCGGCCTCTACACCGACCCCAACTCCTCGAGCAGCAACGGCACTTCGGCCGAACAGAAGGCCCGCCTGCTGCACTACCAGGACCTCATCAAGGTCGGGCTCAGCGGCAACCTCGCCAAGTACAGCTTCACCGACACCAGCGGCAAGGAGGTCAAGGGCTCCGAGGTCGACTACAACGGCCAGGCGGCCGGATACGCGGACGCGCCCGGAGACGCCCTCGCGTACGCCGACGCACACGACAACGAGTCGCTGTACGACGCCCTCACCTACAAGCTGCCCGCGGCGACGAGCGCGAGCGACCGGGCCCGAATGCAGGTCCTGGCCATGGCGACGGCCACCCTCTCGCAGGGCCCGTCCCTCTCCCAGGCCGGCTCCGACCTGCTGCGCTCCAAGTCCCTGGACCGCAACTCCTACGACAGCGGCGACTGGTTCAACGGCATCCACTGGAACTGCCAGGACGGCAACGGCTTCGGAGGCGGGCTGCCGATGGCGGCCGACAACGCCTCCAAGTGGCCCTACGCCACACCGCTGTTGACGTCCGTCAAGGTGGGCTGCGACCAGATCGACGGAACCTCAGCCGCGTACCAGGACCTGCAGAGGATCCGTACGACGGAGAGCGTCTTCTCCCTCGCCACGGCCGACCAGGTGCAGTCGAAGCTCTCCTTCCCGCTGTCGGGGACGGATGAGACACCCGGTGTGATCACGATGGAGCTCGGCGACCTCGTCGTCGTCTTCAACGCGACTCCGGACAAGCAGGAGCAGACCGTCGACGCGCTGGCCGGGACGGCGTACGCGCTGCATCCGGTGCAGGCGGCGGGCGCGGACTCCACCGTCAAGTCCTCTTCATATACGGCGAAATCAGGCACGTTCGCCGTCCCGGGACGCACTGTGGCGGTATTTGCGCGGACTTCCTGA
- a CDS encoding SpoIIE family protein phosphatase translates to MDVNGKRTDTTVLVVDDVAASRYAMSAVLRRAGYQVVPAASGSEALVELDVRLRKGALPDVALIDVGLPDMSGFELCRRLKARPHMAGLPVVHFSAASVAPADRCQGLDAGGEAYLTVPAEPEEIDAVVRAAVRAARLRADDQALARRLTRLAETIVAIQTARSPQELADAAAEGTARLTGGPAAVFVLGPDDELYRGTSRDRTSLAMPDEGAHRAVAGLLRRLTRGQAGVRITTVPAPLWPAGFFRPEVQHDARMALIPIQDGRAAVCLATPTRGVRRVNPEGEALVARLAEATALAAEPLLMYQVERHVALTLQHSFLPQPHRLPDLPGLDVVVRYVPASQETEIGGDFYAALRTDEGVLAAVGDVVGHSLEAATVMVEIRHALRAYCVDESDPAVLAERLDRMLQRYHPDVTATVCLLLIDPATGRTRIANAGHIPPLIIRDSGSADYAKAAGPLLGVGLPHPPPTELFLEPTDRLLMITDGLIETRGTDLAASMEHLRAAASGALPGLDALCDTLLASFGRDREDDIALLALRLG, encoded by the coding sequence ATGGACGTCAACGGCAAGCGGACAGACACGACCGTGCTGGTCGTGGACGATGTGGCGGCCAGCCGGTACGCCATGAGCGCCGTGCTGCGCCGCGCCGGTTACCAGGTCGTCCCCGCCGCCAGCGGATCCGAGGCGCTCGTCGAACTCGACGTACGGCTGCGCAAGGGCGCCCTGCCCGACGTGGCGCTCATAGATGTGGGCCTGCCGGACATGAGCGGCTTCGAACTGTGCCGTCGGCTCAAGGCCCGGCCGCACATGGCCGGTCTGCCCGTCGTGCACTTCTCGGCCGCCTCCGTCGCTCCGGCCGACCGTTGCCAGGGACTTGACGCGGGCGGCGAGGCGTATCTGACGGTGCCCGCCGAGCCCGAGGAGATCGACGCGGTGGTCCGGGCCGCGGTGCGGGCCGCGCGGCTGCGGGCCGACGACCAGGCGCTGGCACGCCGGCTGACGCGGCTGGCGGAGACGATCGTCGCCATCCAGACGGCGCGCTCCCCGCAGGAACTCGCCGATGCCGCCGCCGAGGGCACCGCGCGGCTCACCGGCGGTCCGGCCGCCGTCTTCGTCCTGGGCCCGGACGACGAGCTGTACCGCGGCACCTCACGGGACCGCACCTCGCTCGCGATGCCGGACGAAGGCGCCCACCGGGCGGTGGCCGGTCTGCTCCGGCGGCTCACCCGCGGGCAGGCCGGGGTGCGGATCACCACGGTGCCCGCGCCGCTGTGGCCCGCCGGGTTCTTCCGGCCGGAAGTGCAGCACGACGCCCGGATGGCGCTGATCCCCATCCAGGACGGCAGGGCCGCGGTGTGCCTCGCCACACCCACCCGCGGTGTGCGCCGGGTGAACCCCGAGGGCGAGGCACTGGTCGCCCGGCTCGCCGAGGCCACCGCGCTCGCCGCCGAGCCGCTGCTCATGTACCAGGTCGAACGGCACGTCGCCCTCACCCTCCAGCACAGCTTCCTGCCCCAGCCGCACCGGCTGCCCGACCTGCCGGGCCTCGACGTCGTGGTCCGGTACGTGCCCGCATCCCAGGAGACCGAGATCGGCGGCGACTTCTACGCCGCTCTGCGCACCGACGAGGGCGTGCTCGCCGCGGTCGGCGACGTCGTCGGACACTCGCTGGAGGCGGCCACCGTCATGGTCGAGATCCGGCACGCGCTGCGCGCCTACTGCGTCGACGAGAGCGATCCGGCCGTGCTCGCCGAACGCCTCGACCGGATGCTCCAGCGCTACCACCCCGACGTGACCGCCACCGTCTGCCTGCTCCTGATAGACCCGGCCACCGGACGTACCCGGATCGCCAACGCGGGCCACATCCCGCCGCTGATCATCCGCGACTCCGGCAGCGCCGACTACGCCAAGGCCGCAGGGCCGCTGCTCGGCGTAGGCCTGCCCCACCCGCCGCCCACCGAGCTGTTCCTCGAACCCACCGACCGACTCCTCATGATCACCGACGGTCTGATCGAGACCCGCGGCACCGACCTCGCGGCCTCGATGGAGCACCTCCGCGCGGCCGCCTCCGGCGCCCTGCCCGGCCTGGACGCCCTGTGCGACACGCTCCTCGCCTCCTTCGGCCGCGACCGGGAGGACGACATCGCGCTGCTTGCGCTGCGGCTAGGCTGA
- a CDS encoding 5-carboxymethyl-2-hydroxymuconate Delta-isomerase, translated as MPQITVERSPGLDHVDWNAFALALHPVVVEVAAARIEACKTRVLRTEDEVVGDVAATGTGGPAIVHVTLALLPGRSDETKAELTEAVLELLHKHIEPTDGVSTVHASAEVRDLDPSYRKYEE; from the coding sequence ATGCCGCAGATCACCGTCGAACGCTCCCCGGGGCTCGATCACGTCGACTGGAACGCCTTCGCGCTCGCGCTGCACCCGGTGGTCGTCGAGGTGGCGGCCGCGCGCATCGAGGCATGCAAGACGCGGGTCCTGAGGACCGAGGACGAAGTCGTGGGAGACGTGGCGGCAACGGGCACGGGCGGGCCGGCCATCGTGCATGTCACGCTCGCCCTGCTCCCCGGCCGCTCCGACGAGACCAAGGCCGAACTCACGGAAGCCGTACTGGAGCTGCTGCACAAGCACATCGAACCCACCGACGGGGTCTCGACGGTGCACGCCTCCGCCGAGGTACGCGACCTCGACCCGTCGTACCGGAAGTACGAGGAGTAG